Proteins encoded together in one Lathyrus oleraceus cultivar Zhongwan6 chromosome 5, CAAS_Psat_ZW6_1.0, whole genome shotgun sequence window:
- the LOC127087462 gene encoding tRNase Z TRZ3, mitochondrial isoform X1, giving the protein MAQILNVRHFRFFPSLPLFYKPTTTLSTLVASSSSKRRRNVNVPLLHLRHKTTIPMEVEETKSLGNPGFNKRRAEGTDKTDFPKKNLQLKVRKLNPINTISYVQVLGTGMDTQDTSPAVMLFFDKQRFIFNAGEGLQRFCTEHRIKLSKIDHIFLSRVCSETAGGLPGLLLTLAGMGEEGMSVNIWGPSELKYLVDAMRSFIPNAAMVHTKSFGPTFGTNESPVQYQSNPIVLVDDEVVRISAIILQPKGPSQTKSHSIDTVDSPNVKKIPAAKPGDMSVVYVCELPEIKGKFDLEKAKALGLRPGPKYRELQLGNSVKSDHQNVMVHPSDVMGPSIPGPIVLVVDCPTESHLEALLSAKSLATYGDQVGNMSKSVACVIHLTPEFVVSCSNYQKWMKTFGSAQHIMAGHEKKNIEVPILKASARIATRLNYLCPQFFPAPGFWSSPNQNCSKPGFLASSEDTFSALSNVIYAENLLKFTLRPYVNLGLDRSCIPTKVSSSEIIDELLLEIPEVVEAAQHVSQLWQDSSQTTEDLIPGSDHKMLVEEPWLCEDGMAPACLENIRRDDLEIVLLGTGSSQPSKYRNVTSIYINLFSKGGLLLDCGEGSLGQLKRRYGVSGADDVVRSLSCIWISHIHADHHTGLARILALRRDLLRGVPHKPVLVVGPRKLKRYLDAYQRLEDLDMMFLDCKHTTEASLDDFENDLQETVNSQDPSNNSAKINASKVDSTLFAKGSRMQSYLKIPGSPVDKDAVYPLLRKLKRVIREAGLNALISFPVVHCPQSYGVVLQAEERTNSIGKVIPGWKIVYSGDTRPCPELIEASRNATVLIHEATFEEGMVEEAIAKNHSTTNEAIEMGESANVYRIILTHFSQRYPKIPVFDKAHMDKTCVAFDMMSINIADLPVLPKVLPYLKLLFRNDMIVDESDDVVDVAASAS; this is encoded by the exons ATGGCCCAAATTTTAAACGTTCGTCACTTTCGCTTCTTCCCCTCTCTTCCTCTCTTCTATAAACCAACTACTACTCTCTCAACCCTCGTcgcatcttcttcttcaaaacGACGCCGTAACGTCAACGTTCCTCTTCTTCATCTTCGCCACAAAACCACCATCCCAATGGAAGTTGAAGAGACCAAATCCCTCGGTAACCCTGGCTTCAACAAGAGAAGAGCTGAGGGAACTGACAAAACTGATTTCCCCAAAAAGAATCTTCAACTCAAAGTTCGAAAACTCAATCCTATCAACACTATTTCATATGTACAG GTTTTGGGTACTGGAATGGATACTCAAGATACATCACCTGCTGTCATGCTTTTCTTTGACAAACAAAGGTTTATATTTAATGCTGGGGAG GGACTACAAAGATTTTGCACCGAGCATAGGATTAAGTTATCAAAG ATAGATCACATATTTCTTTCTCGAGTCTGTTCGGAGACTGCCGGTGGGCTCCCAGGTTTACTGCTTACTTTGGCtggcatgggagaagagggcATGTCT GTCAACATATGGGGCCCTTCAGAACTTAAGTATTTAGTAGATGCCATGAGATCTTTTATTCCCAATGCTGCCATGGTTCACACAAAAAGTTTTGGACCCACCTTCGGCACCAATGAGTCCCCTGTGCAGTATCAAAGTAACCCCATTGTTCTTGTTGACGATGAGGTGGTGAGAATATCAGCAATTATCCTTCAACCAAAAGGCCCTTCACAAACCAAAAGTCATAGCATAGACACAGTTGATTCCCCCAATGTCAAAAAGATTCCAGCTGCTAAGCCCGGTGATATGTCTGTAGTATATGTTTGCGAGCTACCTGAGATTAAGGGAAAATTTGATCTGGAGAAAGCTAAGGCACTTGGTCTCAGACCTGGGCCAAAGTACCGTGAACTGCAACTTGGAAATTCTGTGAAATCTGATCATCAAAATGTTATG GTTCATCCAAGTGATGTCATGGGTCCTTCTATTCCTGGTCCTATTGTACTTGTTGTAGATTGCCCAACAGAATCTCACTTGGAAGCATTATTGTCTGCAAAATCACTAGCTACTTATGGTGACCAAGTGGGAAACATGTCAAAGAGTGTTGCATGCGTAATTCACTTAACTCCTGAATTTGTTGTAAGTTGTTCAAATTACCAAAAATGGATGAAGACATTTGGTTCTGCACAGCATATCATGGCTGGACATGAAAA GAAGAATATAGAGGTCCCGATTTTGAAAGCTAGTGCAAGAATCGCAACACGACTTAATTACTTATGTCCTCAGTTCTTTCCAGCTCCGGGATTTTGGTCTAGCCCAAATCAGAATTGCTCAAAACCTGGCTTTCTTGCTTCAAGTGAG GATACTTTTTCAGCACTTTCTAATGTCATTTATGCTGAAAATCTTCTCAAG TTTACTTTGCGTCCCTATGTTAATCTTGGGTTGGATAGATCTTGTATTCCAACTAAAGTGTCTTCCTCAGAGATTATTGATGAGTTGCTGTTAGAGATTCCAGAGGTTGTGGAAGCAGCTCAGCATGTCAGTCAGCTCTGGCAAGATTCCAGTCAGACAACAGAGGATTTAATTCCCGGGTCTGATCACAAGATGTTGGTTGAGGAGCCGTGGTTGTGTGAAGATGGTATGGCTCCTGCTTGCTTGGAAAATATAAGAAGAGATGACTTGGAGATAGTGCTTCTTGGAACTGGTTCATCCCAGCCATCCAAGTATCGAAACGTGACCTCAATATATATAAATCTTTTCTCGAAAGGTGGTTTGCTCTTGGATTGTGGCGAAGGATCCCTAGGACAGCTCAAAAGAAG ATATGGTGTAAGTGGTGCTGATGATGTTGTGAGATCTTTAAGCTGCATTTGGATTTCTCATATTCACGCCGATCACCACACTGGGTTGGCTAGGATTCTCGCTCTCCGCCGTGATTTGCTAAGAGGAGTTCCTCACAAACCGGTGCTTGTTGTAGGACCAAGGAAACTCAAGAGATATTTAGATGCATACCAAAGACTAGAAGATTTAGATATGATGTTTCTTGACTGCAAGCATACCACAGAAGCATCATTGGATGATTTTGAGAATGACTTGCAAGAAACAGTTAATTCTCAGGATCCGAGCAATAACAGTGCGAAAATAAATGCATCAAAAGTTGATTCAACTTTATTTGCTAAAGGGTCTCGTATGCAAAGCTACTTGAAAATACCAGGTAGTCCTGTTGACAAAGATGCAGTTTACCCCCTCCTAAGGAAATTGAAGCGTGTAATCCGAGAAGCCGGTCTTAACGCCTTGATTAGTTTTCCTGTTGTACATTGCCCACAGTCATATGGTGTTGTTCTACAAGCAGAAGAGAGGACTAATAGTATTGGAAAAGTGATACCTGGTTGGAAGATTGTATACTCCGGTGACACCAGGCCCTGTCCAGAGCTAATAGAAGCATCTCGAAATGCAACAGTTCTTATACACGAG GCAACTTTTGAGGAGGGTATGGTAGAGGAGGCTATAGCGAAAAACCACAGCACCACTAATGAAGCCATAGAAATGGGCGAAAGTGCTAATGTATATCGAATCATACTAACTCACTTCAGCCAAAGATATCCAAAAATTCCTGTATTTGATAAAGCACACATGGATAAAACATGTGTTGCATTTGACATGATGAGCATCAATATAGCAGATTTGCCAGTGCTTCCCAAGGTTCTTCCATATCTGAAATTGCTGTTCAGAAATGACATGATAGTTGATGAATCAGATGATGTTGTAGATGTTGCCGCATCAGCTTCTTGA
- the LOC127087462 gene encoding tRNAse Z TRZ4, mitochondrial isoform X2: MAQILNVRHFRFFPSLPLFYKPTTTLSTLVASSSSKRRRNVNVPLLHLRHKTTIPMEVEETKSLGNPGFNKRRAEGTDKTDFPKKNLQLKVRKLNPINTISYVQVLGTGMDTQDTSPAVMLFFDKQRFIFNAGEGLQRFCTEHRIKLSKIDHIFLSRVCSETAGGLPGLLLTLAGMGEEGMSVNIWGPSELKYLVDAMRSFIPNAAMVHTKSFGPTFGTNESPVQYQSNPIVLVDDEVVRISAIILQPKGPSQTKSHSIDTVDSPNVKKIPAAKPGDMSVVYVCELPEIKGKFDLEKAKALGLRPGPKYRELQLGNSVKSDHQNVMVHPSDVMGPSIPGPIVLVVDCPTESHLEALLSAKSLATYGDQVGNMSKSVACVIHLTPEFVVSCSNYQKWMKTFGSAQHIMAGHEKKNIEVPILKASARIATRLNYLCPQFFPAPGFWSSPNQNCSKPGFLASKIIDELLLEIPEVVEAAQHVSQLWQDSSQTTEDLIPGSDHKMLVEEPWLCEDGMAPACLENIRRDDLEIVLLGTGSSQPSKYRNVTSIYINLFSKGGLLLDCGEGSLGQLKRRYGVSGADDVVRSLSCIWISHIHADHHTGLARILALRRDLLRGVPHKPVLVVGPRKLKRYLDAYQRLEDLDMMFLDCKHTTEASLDDFENDLQETVNSQDPSNNSAKINASKVDSTLFAKGSRMQSYLKIPGSPVDKDAVYPLLRKLKRVIREAGLNALISFPVVHCPQSYGVVLQAEERTNSIGKVIPGWKIVYSGDTRPCPELIEASRNATVLIHEATFEEGMVEEAIAKNHSTTNEAIEMGESANVYRIILTHFSQRYPKIPVFDKAHMDKTCVAFDMMSINIADLPVLPKVLPYLKLLFRNDMIVDESDDVVDVAASAS, translated from the exons ATGGCCCAAATTTTAAACGTTCGTCACTTTCGCTTCTTCCCCTCTCTTCCTCTCTTCTATAAACCAACTACTACTCTCTCAACCCTCGTcgcatcttcttcttcaaaacGACGCCGTAACGTCAACGTTCCTCTTCTTCATCTTCGCCACAAAACCACCATCCCAATGGAAGTTGAAGAGACCAAATCCCTCGGTAACCCTGGCTTCAACAAGAGAAGAGCTGAGGGAACTGACAAAACTGATTTCCCCAAAAAGAATCTTCAACTCAAAGTTCGAAAACTCAATCCTATCAACACTATTTCATATGTACAG GTTTTGGGTACTGGAATGGATACTCAAGATACATCACCTGCTGTCATGCTTTTCTTTGACAAACAAAGGTTTATATTTAATGCTGGGGAG GGACTACAAAGATTTTGCACCGAGCATAGGATTAAGTTATCAAAG ATAGATCACATATTTCTTTCTCGAGTCTGTTCGGAGACTGCCGGTGGGCTCCCAGGTTTACTGCTTACTTTGGCtggcatgggagaagagggcATGTCT GTCAACATATGGGGCCCTTCAGAACTTAAGTATTTAGTAGATGCCATGAGATCTTTTATTCCCAATGCTGCCATGGTTCACACAAAAAGTTTTGGACCCACCTTCGGCACCAATGAGTCCCCTGTGCAGTATCAAAGTAACCCCATTGTTCTTGTTGACGATGAGGTGGTGAGAATATCAGCAATTATCCTTCAACCAAAAGGCCCTTCACAAACCAAAAGTCATAGCATAGACACAGTTGATTCCCCCAATGTCAAAAAGATTCCAGCTGCTAAGCCCGGTGATATGTCTGTAGTATATGTTTGCGAGCTACCTGAGATTAAGGGAAAATTTGATCTGGAGAAAGCTAAGGCACTTGGTCTCAGACCTGGGCCAAAGTACCGTGAACTGCAACTTGGAAATTCTGTGAAATCTGATCATCAAAATGTTATG GTTCATCCAAGTGATGTCATGGGTCCTTCTATTCCTGGTCCTATTGTACTTGTTGTAGATTGCCCAACAGAATCTCACTTGGAAGCATTATTGTCTGCAAAATCACTAGCTACTTATGGTGACCAAGTGGGAAACATGTCAAAGAGTGTTGCATGCGTAATTCACTTAACTCCTGAATTTGTTGTAAGTTGTTCAAATTACCAAAAATGGATGAAGACATTTGGTTCTGCACAGCATATCATGGCTGGACATGAAAA GAAGAATATAGAGGTCCCGATTTTGAAAGCTAGTGCAAGAATCGCAACACGACTTAATTACTTATGTCCTCAGTTCTTTCCAGCTCCGGGATTTTGGTCTAGCCCAAATCAGAATTGCTCAAAACCTGGCTTTCTTGCTTCAA AGATTATTGATGAGTTGCTGTTAGAGATTCCAGAGGTTGTGGAAGCAGCTCAGCATGTCAGTCAGCTCTGGCAAGATTCCAGTCAGACAACAGAGGATTTAATTCCCGGGTCTGATCACAAGATGTTGGTTGAGGAGCCGTGGTTGTGTGAAGATGGTATGGCTCCTGCTTGCTTGGAAAATATAAGAAGAGATGACTTGGAGATAGTGCTTCTTGGAACTGGTTCATCCCAGCCATCCAAGTATCGAAACGTGACCTCAATATATATAAATCTTTTCTCGAAAGGTGGTTTGCTCTTGGATTGTGGCGAAGGATCCCTAGGACAGCTCAAAAGAAG ATATGGTGTAAGTGGTGCTGATGATGTTGTGAGATCTTTAAGCTGCATTTGGATTTCTCATATTCACGCCGATCACCACACTGGGTTGGCTAGGATTCTCGCTCTCCGCCGTGATTTGCTAAGAGGAGTTCCTCACAAACCGGTGCTTGTTGTAGGACCAAGGAAACTCAAGAGATATTTAGATGCATACCAAAGACTAGAAGATTTAGATATGATGTTTCTTGACTGCAAGCATACCACAGAAGCATCATTGGATGATTTTGAGAATGACTTGCAAGAAACAGTTAATTCTCAGGATCCGAGCAATAACAGTGCGAAAATAAATGCATCAAAAGTTGATTCAACTTTATTTGCTAAAGGGTCTCGTATGCAAAGCTACTTGAAAATACCAGGTAGTCCTGTTGACAAAGATGCAGTTTACCCCCTCCTAAGGAAATTGAAGCGTGTAATCCGAGAAGCCGGTCTTAACGCCTTGATTAGTTTTCCTGTTGTACATTGCCCACAGTCATATGGTGTTGTTCTACAAGCAGAAGAGAGGACTAATAGTATTGGAAAAGTGATACCTGGTTGGAAGATTGTATACTCCGGTGACACCAGGCCCTGTCCAGAGCTAATAGAAGCATCTCGAAATGCAACAGTTCTTATACACGAG GCAACTTTTGAGGAGGGTATGGTAGAGGAGGCTATAGCGAAAAACCACAGCACCACTAATGAAGCCATAGAAATGGGCGAAAGTGCTAATGTATATCGAATCATACTAACTCACTTCAGCCAAAGATATCCAAAAATTCCTGTATTTGATAAAGCACACATGGATAAAACATGTGTTGCATTTGACATGATGAGCATCAATATAGCAGATTTGCCAGTGCTTCCCAAGGTTCTTCCATATCTGAAATTGCTGTTCAGAAATGACATGATAGTTGATGAATCAGATGATGTTGTAGATGTTGCCGCATCAGCTTCTTGA